The following proteins come from a genomic window of Geomonas sp. RF6:
- a CDS encoding DUF2844 domain-containing protein: MTRRLPSLVTTVALAASVLGLPQQATATLGEPATSVAADRKALGAVQRATTIQKNYTVQEVVSPSTTVREFVNASGVVFAVAWKGLVPPDLTTLLGKFAPEYQDAAGKTPRVPGRKRMQVNTDRIVVQKWGHMRALQGRAYVPALLPSGVTIDEIQ, translated from the coding sequence ATGACACGAAGGCTTCCCTCACTTGTTACCACAGTGGCCCTTGCAGCGAGTGTGCTGGGGCTCCCCCAGCAGGCGACGGCCACCCTCGGTGAACCGGCAACGTCTGTCGCAGCGGACCGGAAGGCGCTCGGTGCAGTGCAGCGCGCCACCACCATCCAGAAGAATTACACCGTCCAGGAAGTCGTCTCTCCCTCAACGACGGTTCGTGAGTTCGTCAACGCTTCCGGGGTCGTCTTCGCCGTCGCCTGGAAGGGGCTCGTGCCCCCCGATCTCACCACCCTGCTCGGGAAGTTCGCGCCGGAGTACCAGGACGCGGCGGGGAAGACCCCGCGGGTGCCGGGGCGCAAGCGGATGCAGGTAAACACGGACCGGATCGTCGTTCAAAAATGGGGCCACATGCGGGCCCTGCAGGGGCGGGCGTATGTCCCCGCACTACTGCCTTCTGGGGTGACCATCGATGAGATCCAATAA
- a CDS encoding glutamate synthase-related protein, translating into MKRVDDPSGMVPSERDACAIICYVNKSGRPSHGNVQHTIDALIKMGHRAGEINGEGDGCGILVDIPRLIWREILAGEGYAAELADSSGFALGHFLLERPALAVRPDLQDLILERMAQAGFSVLAQRPAPVRSEVLASAARRSEPLFWQVALLCGEPERADQMLFSLQLDIEKEFQVHVVSLSTRVAAYKVHGAPEILPRYYPELKRREFQSAVTIGHSRYSTNTLPTVLRAQPFSLLGHNGEINTIARVREEARMLGIVLPQGGSDSQDLNRTLEGLICSREFTLFEAMEMVFPPIFSVMDRMPEELSSMYRWFRRFLAASAQGPAAIIARHRDECVFSVDAMGLRPLWVGETDREIFASSELGVVPHEEIVGDPKPLAPGEKVGVLLNPAGEPRLLQHHDLRREVFERFAGRTKLSQQKKVLKEWNSLLEDPPSSPPAAWGKSAKLQEENILSAFAWSPNDLQNLREMAASGEDPIASLGYDGPLAPLSLSRQNLSDYFKEQVAVVTNPAVDRERENEHFSTRVYLGSRPALQGGTQPALELSVPLLLGGARLKSVAGEGIATPGVVTLEGVLGYFGKRSATLSCTLGRGETVTQALERLAAEALLAVGRGTTLLLLDDAAAFTRNADFLDPFLAVAVLHKELKFATTPDGESVRRRVSLLLRSGALRNLHDLVFAFGMGADALCPYLMWEQAAAVEKGVTKLSGVLSKGLEKVMSTMGTHEIGGYGKYFASIGLSSEVVEFFETPNFCGSEEGGLTLERLELDNRSRTVVATSREKQPLPEQFRLYPRIWRMVGQVAKMEENYADLSKLVQKLEEEHPTAIRHLVDFRYQEELSVDPEEVDTTVGGHDLPIIFCAMSFGSQGETPFRIYAEAAKRLNIVCMNGEGGEIADMLGRYRKNRGQQIASGRFGVTMAVLNSADILEIKVGQGAKPGEGGHLPGFKVTAKIAAARHATPGVTLISPSNNHDLYSIEDLAQIIEELKTANPSARISVKVPAVAGIATIALGIVKAGADIITISGYDGGTGAARKHALKYVGLPAEIGISEAHRALTEAGLRHRVELWADGGARTGRDVVKLMLLGANRVGFGTMAMVIIGCTTCRGCHLGTCHVGIATQIESLEEAETRGLKRFVPRVLENGVIYQTTFFRGMAREIKILTARLGARRTQDLVGRVDLLKQVRGLDRMDLSELLEEPAAGETRLLESVRIIRKPLNYLTSLISTLVEEAFDKNEYRVRYDDDHATSSDRAIGTHLAGTMFRGWQDGRFDPSCNALLHFHRDSVPGNGLGAFTIPNIAIRVEGGAQDGVGKSTQGGKIVVLKGENRFSGRVGGSVGKGLAYGAQGGTFIIQGDADSRACIRLSGADVVLGGRIKAPVDDTLLNLAGRANLKGFACEYMTAGRVVVLGDPGPWLCSGMTGGVVYCHLDQKMGFDREALRRRIARGAGVEIRELEEEDVNQLEELLGKYHRELFHSHQEEEADWVADVIAHCSSRFVKIVPEKVVLPPKSTE; encoded by the coding sequence ATGAAAAGAGTGGACGATCCATCCGGAATGGTACCGAGTGAGCGCGACGCCTGCGCTATTATCTGTTATGTGAATAAATCCGGCCGCCCGAGCCATGGGAACGTGCAGCACACCATAGATGCGCTGATAAAGATGGGGCACCGCGCGGGGGAGATTAATGGCGAGGGCGACGGCTGCGGCATCCTCGTCGATATCCCGCGCCTCATCTGGCGGGAGATCCTCGCCGGTGAAGGATACGCGGCGGAACTTGCCGACTCCTCCGGGTTCGCCCTCGGCCACTTCCTCCTGGAGCGTCCGGCACTTGCCGTGCGTCCCGACCTGCAGGACCTCATCCTGGAGCGGATGGCTCAAGCAGGCTTTTCCGTCCTTGCCCAGCGTCCCGCTCCAGTCCGCAGCGAGGTCCTTGCCAGCGCCGCGAGGAGGAGCGAGCCGCTCTTTTGGCAGGTCGCCCTCCTGTGCGGCGAGCCGGAGCGCGCGGACCAGATGCTCTTTTCCCTGCAACTCGATATCGAAAAGGAGTTCCAGGTCCACGTCGTCTCCCTCTCCACACGGGTTGCCGCCTACAAGGTCCACGGCGCGCCGGAGATTCTGCCGCGCTATTACCCGGAGCTCAAAAGGCGGGAGTTCCAGTCCGCCGTCACCATCGGCCACAGCCGCTACTCCACCAATACCCTTCCGACCGTCCTGCGCGCCCAGCCCTTCTCCCTCCTCGGGCACAACGGCGAGATAAACACCATCGCGCGTGTGCGGGAAGAGGCGCGCATGCTGGGGATCGTGCTCCCTCAAGGGGGGAGCGACTCGCAGGACCTGAACCGCACCCTGGAGGGGCTGATCTGCAGCCGCGAATTCACCCTTTTCGAGGCGATGGAGATGGTCTTCCCGCCGATCTTCAGCGTGATGGACCGGATGCCGGAGGAGCTTTCCTCCATGTACCGCTGGTTTCGCCGCTTCCTCGCTGCCAGCGCCCAGGGGCCCGCCGCCATCATCGCCCGTCACCGCGACGAGTGCGTCTTCAGCGTCGACGCCATGGGGCTGCGCCCGTTGTGGGTCGGTGAGACGGACCGGGAGATATTCGCCTCCTCCGAGCTCGGCGTCGTTCCCCACGAGGAGATAGTGGGGGACCCGAAGCCGCTGGCGCCGGGGGAGAAAGTAGGGGTCCTCCTCAATCCCGCTGGAGAGCCGCGGCTCCTTCAGCATCACGACCTGCGGCGCGAGGTCTTCGAGCGCTTCGCGGGAAGGACGAAGCTGTCGCAGCAGAAGAAGGTGCTGAAGGAGTGGAACTCTCTTTTGGAGGATCCTCCGTCCTCCCCGCCGGCGGCGTGGGGGAAGAGCGCGAAGCTGCAGGAAGAGAATATCCTCTCCGCCTTTGCCTGGAGCCCCAATGATCTCCAGAACCTGCGGGAGATGGCGGCAAGCGGAGAGGATCCGATCGCTTCCCTCGGCTATGACGGTCCTCTGGCGCCACTCTCCCTGTCGCGCCAGAACCTCTCCGACTACTTCAAGGAACAGGTTGCGGTGGTCACGAACCCCGCGGTGGATCGGGAGCGTGAAAACGAGCACTTCTCCACCCGCGTCTACCTCGGCAGTCGCCCCGCCCTGCAGGGGGGGACGCAGCCGGCATTGGAGCTTTCCGTTCCCCTTCTTCTGGGTGGGGCGCGGCTGAAATCGGTCGCGGGGGAGGGGATCGCGACCCCCGGTGTCGTCACCCTAGAGGGGGTTCTCGGCTATTTCGGGAAGCGCAGCGCGACCCTCTCCTGCACCCTCGGGCGCGGGGAGACGGTGACGCAGGCGCTGGAGAGGCTCGCCGCCGAGGCGCTTCTCGCGGTGGGGCGGGGGACCACCCTTCTTCTTCTCGACGATGCCGCCGCGTTTACCAGGAATGCCGATTTCCTCGATCCTTTCCTCGCCGTCGCCGTCCTGCACAAGGAGCTGAAATTTGCCACCACCCCGGACGGCGAGAGTGTGCGCCGCCGCGTCTCTCTCCTGCTGCGCTCCGGAGCGCTCAGGAACCTGCACGACCTTGTCTTCGCCTTCGGGATGGGGGCCGACGCCCTCTGTCCCTATCTGATGTGGGAGCAGGCGGCGGCCGTGGAAAAAGGGGTAACGAAGCTCTCCGGCGTCCTCTCCAAGGGGCTGGAGAAGGTCATGTCCACCATGGGAACGCACGAGATCGGGGGGTACGGCAAATATTTCGCCTCCATCGGGCTTAGCAGCGAGGTCGTGGAATTCTTCGAGACCCCCAATTTCTGCGGCTCGGAAGAAGGCGGACTCACCCTCGAGCGGCTGGAGCTCGACAACCGCTCCAGGACAGTCGTCGCCACGAGTCGCGAAAAGCAGCCGTTGCCGGAGCAGTTCAGGCTCTACCCCCGCATCTGGCGCATGGTCGGGCAGGTGGCGAAGATGGAGGAGAACTACGCCGATCTCTCAAAGCTCGTTCAAAAGCTGGAGGAGGAGCATCCGACCGCCATCCGGCACCTGGTCGACTTCCGCTACCAGGAGGAGCTTTCCGTCGATCCGGAAGAGGTGGACACGACGGTGGGAGGGCACGATCTGCCGATCATCTTTTGCGCCATGAGTTTCGGGTCGCAGGGGGAGACCCCCTTCCGCATCTATGCAGAGGCGGCGAAGAGGCTGAATATCGTCTGCATGAACGGCGAGGGGGGGGAGATCGCCGACATGCTCGGGCGCTACCGGAAAAACCGCGGTCAGCAGATCGCCTCCGGGCGCTTCGGGGTCACCATGGCGGTCCTCAATTCCGCTGACATCCTGGAAATAAAGGTCGGGCAGGGGGCGAAGCCGGGGGAGGGTGGGCACCTTCCCGGCTTCAAGGTGACGGCGAAGATCGCCGCGGCGCGACACGCCACCCCCGGCGTCACCCTCATTTCTCCTTCAAACAACCATGATCTCTACTCCATCGAGGATCTCGCCCAGATCATCGAGGAGCTGAAGACGGCGAACCCGTCGGCCCGTATCTCCGTGAAGGTCCCTGCTGTCGCAGGTATTGCGACTATCGCTCTCGGGATCGTGAAGGCAGGGGCGGATATCATCACCATCAGCGGTTACGACGGCGGGACGGGAGCCGCCCGCAAGCATGCGCTGAAGTACGTGGGCCTCCCCGCGGAGATAGGGATTTCCGAGGCGCACCGGGCGCTCACCGAGGCGGGGTTACGCCACCGGGTGGAGCTTTGGGCGGACGGAGGTGCCCGCACCGGGCGGGACGTGGTGAAGCTCATGCTCCTGGGCGCCAATCGCGTCGGCTTCGGCACTATGGCGATGGTCATCATCGGCTGCACGACCTGTCGCGGCTGCCACCTCGGCACCTGCCACGTGGGGATCGCCACCCAGATCGAGAGTCTGGAGGAAGCGGAGACGCGAGGGCTGAAGCGCTTCGTGCCGCGAGTCCTGGAAAACGGCGTCATCTACCAGACGACCTTCTTCAGGGGAATGGCCCGCGAGATCAAGATCCTCACCGCGAGACTCGGGGCGCGGCGCACACAGGACCTCGTGGGGCGCGTCGACCTGCTGAAGCAGGTGCGGGGGCTCGACCGCATGGATCTCTCGGAGCTCCTCGAAGAGCCGGCCGCAGGGGAGACGCGGCTTCTCGAGAGCGTGCGCATCATTCGCAAGCCCCTCAACTACCTCACCTCCCTCATCTCCACCCTCGTGGAGGAAGCATTCGACAAGAATGAATACCGGGTTCGCTACGACGATGACCACGCAACGAGCTCGGACCGCGCCATCGGCACCCACCTCGCCGGAACGATGTTCAGGGGGTGGCAGGATGGGCGCTTCGATCCGTCCTGCAACGCCCTCCTGCACTTCCATCGCGACTCCGTTCCCGGAAACGGTCTCGGCGCCTTCACCATTCCCAATATTGCCATTCGGGTGGAAGGGGGTGCTCAGGACGGCGTGGGGAAGTCGACCCAGGGTGGGAAGATCGTGGTGCTGAAGGGGGAGAATCGCTTCAGCGGGCGAGTGGGGGGATCGGTGGGAAAAGGTCTCGCCTACGGAGCGCAAGGGGGGACCTTCATCATACAGGGGGACGCCGATAGCCGCGCTTGCATCAGGCTCTCAGGTGCGGACGTGGTTCTTGGGGGGAGGATCAAGGCGCCGGTGGACGACACGCTCCTGAACCTGGCGGGGCGCGCGAACCTGAAAGGGTTTGCCTGCGAGTACATGACTGCCGGACGGGTGGTCGTTCTCGGCGATCCCGGGCCGTGGCTCTGCTCCGGGATGACCGGCGGGGTGGTCTACTGCCATCTGGACCAGAAGATGGGTTTTGACCGGGAGGCTCTGCGGCGCAGGATTGCCAGGGGCGCCGGCGTGGAGATCCGGGAACTCGAAGAGGAGGACGTGAACCAGTTGGAGGAGCTCCTCGGAAAATACCACCGGGAACTCTTCCATTCACACCAGGAAGAGGAGGCGGATTGGGTAGCGGACGTCATCGCGCATTGCAGCAGCCGCTTTGTGAAAATAGTGCCGGAGAAGGTGGTGCTGCCGCCGAAGAGCACGGAGTAG
- a CDS encoding DUF3443 family protein, producing the protein MRSNKLRTALFLVVLLAGCGGGGGGDNNNNNPPPPPTGSNELTVTVNGALADPATSSGYINKPAVSVTICEPGSTTNCQTINDILLDTGSYGLRIFSSAITVPLTQVPVGPATLGECIHFADGTTSWGPVKIANVILGGEPAVQVPIQVLDTSFFPQAITGPGSVCGTPDASPAAAGFHGILGVGVFAQDCGPGCVSSNANRVYFACSDSNCTGTSVPLAAQVQNPVSALPQDNNGVLIQLPAVPTTGAPLVNGRVLLGIGTRPNNTPGTVTTFSVATTGNFPTFFTTLNGTTYNSFLDTGSNGIFIPASANLLPVCASPFDAWYCPPDTTTINVTNRAATGSVSAPLSFQIGNFQSLINTGNNVFNDIGGPSPGSEIDFGLPFFLGRDVFIGYEGRSSTLGTGPYWAF; encoded by the coding sequence ATGAGATCCAATAAACTGCGTACAGCCCTTTTCCTCGTCGTGCTTCTGGCAGGCTGCGGCGGTGGCGGCGGTGGCGACAATAACAACAACAATCCGCCTCCGCCCCCTACAGGGTCGAACGAGCTGACCGTCACCGTGAACGGCGCGCTTGCCGACCCCGCCACCTCCTCGGGGTACATCAACAAGCCCGCGGTGAGCGTGACGATTTGCGAGCCGGGGAGCACCACGAACTGCCAGACGATCAACGACATCCTCCTCGACACCGGCAGCTACGGCCTGCGCATCTTCAGCAGCGCCATAACGGTGCCGCTGACCCAGGTCCCAGTCGGCCCGGCGACCCTCGGCGAATGCATCCACTTTGCTGACGGAACGACCAGTTGGGGACCGGTGAAGATTGCCAATGTCATTCTGGGTGGTGAGCCCGCAGTGCAGGTTCCGATCCAGGTGCTCGACACCTCCTTCTTCCCCCAGGCGATCACCGGACCGGGCAGCGTGTGCGGCACACCCGATGCTTCCCCCGCGGCTGCCGGATTCCACGGCATCCTCGGCGTCGGTGTCTTCGCGCAGGACTGCGGGCCCGGCTGCGTCAGCAGCAATGCAAACCGCGTCTACTTCGCCTGCAGCGACAGCAACTGCACCGGAACCAGCGTTCCCCTGGCGGCGCAGGTACAGAACCCGGTTTCTGCGCTCCCGCAGGACAACAACGGGGTCCTGATCCAGCTTCCCGCGGTGCCGACGACCGGCGCCCCCCTTGTCAACGGGAGAGTCCTCCTCGGCATAGGTACTCGCCCCAACAACACCCCGGGCACGGTGACGACCTTCTCCGTGGCCACCACGGGGAACTTCCCGACCTTCTTCACCACCTTGAACGGCACGACCTACAACAGCTTCCTCGATACCGGCTCCAACGGCATCTTCATCCCCGCCAGCGCCAACCTGCTGCCGGTGTGCGCCTCGCCGTTCGACGCGTGGTATTGCCCGCCTGACACCACCACCATCAACGTCACCAACAGGGCGGCCACAGGATCGGTCAGCGCCCCGTTGAGCTTCCAGATCGGCAATTTCCAGTCCCTCATCAACACGGGGAACAACGTCTTCAACGACATCGGCGGCCCGAGTCCCGGCTCCGAGATCGACTTCGGGCTCCCCTTCTTCCTGGGGCGCGATGTCTTTATCGGATACGAAGGACGCAGCTCGACACTCGGGACAGGGCCATACTGGGCCTTTTGA